From the genome of Dryobates pubescens isolate bDryPub1 chromosome 5, bDryPub1.pri, whole genome shotgun sequence, one region includes:
- the CCDC177 gene encoding coiled-coil domain-containing protein 177, with product MVEPPAEPPPQPCPAPGGAAGGEPARPGEQSPLLHLDLYNFDCAAAEGSRYVLTSPRSLEACARCAVRPVELLPRALGELLREAPGRSMRVAAGLYEAYERERRRKLQQCREERERIIREEKRRILAPLGSLPPSPAARVAPRAAAAAATAAPRPHGGGKAGASGGAKGKSHSLDSLQKRREGSWGKTSSESGASSSYSGESLRERGGKLGGRGRGIAIAVNGSLLGRSFSLGDLSHSPQTAQKVERIVREVKRRKGLSEVPERDKKIAALMIAKHQEANLLREQRQAAHLQWDSQRRQAEQRKEKEEKEKQRALLHGQRLWESQVEKRRGRLTQEQEEAVLLKQRQRMMCEERWREQAEKQERLRRERLERAIQEDKQKKLHQEHNLKVKEEGKKEHREREEQLLQEKLTMAAQKRMKKEVQLQKEKKLLNQAEKLKHEALLKELAKQEAEEKEMLKASLEMSLTKAQENYEQLVEKRNQGLREKARREDMQIQRAKLAAEKKEREQKEHLEALARETERKLQHAAQVAEEAVQEKARRVVLSRLEKEKVQKMNKQKVEQYEDLRRREILLSIERKLERSEQIFKEKKTVLENARSVARASFHVREKVREETNTRTFDKMAFEAELHAHLSKK from the coding sequence ATGGTGGAGCCGCCGGCTGAGCCTCCcccgcagccctgcccggctCCCGGGGGGGCAGCGGGAGGAGAGCCAGCACGTCCTGGGGAGCAGTCGCCGCTGCTGCACCTGGATCTGTACAACTTCGACTGCGCGGCGGCGGAGGGCAGCCGGTATGTGCTGACCAGCCCGCGGTCGCTGGAGGCCTGCGCCCGCTGCGCCGTGCGGCCGGTGGAGCTGCTGCCGCGGgcgctgggggagctgctgcgggAGGCCCCCGGGCGCTCCATGCGGGTGGCCGCCGGGCTCTACGAGGCCTACGAGCGGGAGCGCCGCcgcaagctgcagcagtgccggGAGGAGCGGGAGAGGATCATCCGGGAGGAGAAGCGGCGGATCCTAGCGCCTCTCGGCAGCCTGCCGCCCTCGCCCGCCGCACGGGTCGCGCCCCGGGCTGCAGCCGCCGCTGCCACCGCTGCACCCCGGCCCCATGGCGGGGGGAAGGCTGGGGCGTCGGGAGGTGCCAAAGGCAAGAGCCACTCTTTGGACTCACTACAGAAACGCCgtgaggggagctggggcaaGACCTCCTCCGAGTCGGGGGCCTCGTCCTCCTACAGCGGGGAGAGCCTGCGGGAGCGGGGGGGCAAGCtggggggccggggccgggggatAGCTATCGCGGTCAACGGCTCCTTGCTGGGGCGCAGCTTCAGCCTGGGTGACCTCAGCCACTCACCGCAGACGGCTCAGAAGGTGGAGAGGATCGTCCGGGAAGTAAAGAGGAGAAAGGGCTTATCAGAGGTGCCCGAAAGGGACAAGAAAATCGCTGCGCTGATGATTGCCAAGCACCAGGAGGCCAACCTGCTGCGGGAACAGCGGCAGGCGGCCCACCTACAGTGGGACAGCCAGAGGCGCCAGGCCGAGCAGcggaaagagaaggaggagaaggagaagcagagggccCTCTTGCATGGCCAGCGATTGTGGGAGAGCCAGGTGGAGAAGCGTCGGGGCAGGCTGACCCAGGAACAGGAAGAAGCCGTTCTGCTGAAGCAGAGGCAGCGTATGATGTGTGAGGAGAGGTGGCGCGAGCAAGCGGAGAAACAGGAGCGGCTGCggagggagaggctggagagggccatCCAGGAGGACAAGCAGAAGAAGCTCCATCAAGAGCACAACCTGAAGGTGAAGGAGGAAGGCAAGAAGGAGCACCgggaaagagaggagcagcttcTGCAAGAGAAACTGACCATGGCCGCACAGAAGAGGATGAAGAAGGaggtgcagctgcagaaggagaagaagctgcTCAACCAAGCAGAGAAGCTGAAGCATGAGGCTTTGCTCAAGGAACTGGCCAAGCAagaggcagaagagaaggaaatgctGAAAGCTTCCCTAGAGATGAGTTTGACAAAGGCTCAGGAGAACTATGAGCAGCTAGTGGAGAAGAGGAACCAGGGGCTGAGGGAAAAAGCCAGACGGGAGGACATGCAGATCCAGAGAGCCAAActggcagcagagaagaaagaaagagagcagAAGGAGCACTTGGAAGCCCTGGctagagagacagagagaaagctCCAGCATGCTGCCCAGGTGGCTGAAGAGGCTGTCCAAGAAAAAGCCCGCAGGGTGGTCTTGAGCcgtctggagaaggagaaggtaCAGAAGATGAACAAGCAAAAGGTAGAACAGTATGAGGACTTAAGGCGTAGGGAGATTCTCCTTTCTATAGAgaggaagctggagaggagcgAGCAGATCTTCAAGGAGAAGAAGACTGTCTTAGAAAACGCCAGGTCTGTTGCTCGGGCGTCCTTCCACGTTCGGGAAAAGGTCCGGGAAGAGACGAACACCCGCACCTTtgacaagatggcctttgaagCAGAACTGCATGCCCACCTGAGTAAGAAATGA